GGGCGTGTCCTCGGGCCAGGCCATCCAGACCGTGGAGCGGGTTGCGGAGCAGGTGTTGCCAGCGGACTTCAGCTTTGACTGGGGCGGCGCGTCGTTCCAGGAAAAGCGATCCAGCGGCACGTCGGGCCTTGCTCTCGGACTGGCGGTGGTCATGGTGTTTTTGATCCTGGCCGCCCAGTACGGAAAATGGTCGCTGCCGATCTCGGTGCTGCTGGCGTTGCCCTTCGGTACGTTCGGCGCGCTGGCCGCGGTGTGGTTGCGGGGCTTGACCAACGACGTGTACTTCCAAATCGGCCTGGTCACGTTGCTGGGGCTGGCCGCCAAGAACGCGATCCTGATCGTCGAATACGCGGTGTTGAAGCACCGCGAGGGCATGTCTCCCACTGACGCCGCGCTGGAAGCCGCAAGGCTGCGCTTTCGGCCGATCCTGATGACCTCGCTCGCGTTCATCCTGGGCGTGGCGCCGCTCGCGTTCTCCACCGGCGCGGGAGCAGGCGCGCGCATCTCGGTGGGCACCGGCGTGATGGGCGGCATGTTGGCCGCGACCTTCCTGGCCATCTTCTTCGTGCCCATGTTCTTCAAGCTGATTTCCGGCCGACGCCCTGCGACACCGCGGTCGAACGCGGACGGCGCAATCGACGTGGAATACCAAAAGGCTATGGTCGGCGGAAACGGGGCCACGGCCCCAGCCGCGCTCACGCCGCAAGGAGGACGGTCATGATCTGGCAAGTGGTTATTGTGGCGATTGCCATTCTGCTCTCGGGCTGCACGCTCGGGCCGGATTACCGCAGGCAGACGATCGACACGCCGGATGCGTGGCCCACGCCGGCGACCGCAACGTCCGTGCCGGCGGAGTGGTGGCGCGGATATCAGGATCCGGCGCTCGACGCCATGATCCGGGAAGCGCTTAGTCACAACGCAGACCTGCGGCTCGCGATCGCACGGGTGGACGAGGCGCGCGCGAGTCTGGGCGTGGCGCGAGCCGACCAGTGGCCTGGGGTCTCGGCCAACGCGTCCGCGTCGAGAAACCGGGCGAGCGAAGACAGTGCGTTGGCGCTGCCGGGCGTGGACCCGATTTATAACAACGTGCGCGCCACGTTGGACGCGTCGTACGAAATCGACTTCTGGGGCAAATACCGGCGCGCCACCGAAGCCGCGCGGGCCGAGCTGTTGGCGACGCAATTCAATCGCGACGCGGTGAGGCTGGCGCTGATCGCCGACGTGTCTCGCGGCTATTTCAATCTCCGGGCGCTCGATGCGCAGGTGGCCATCACCAAGCGCACGGTCTCGACCCGGTTGGCGTCGCTGTCCCTGCAACGCGAGCGGTTCGCGGCCGGGGTGGCGTCCGAGCTCGAACTGCGGCAGGTGGAAGCCGATGCCGCGGCAGCGCAGGCGTTGCTGCCCGTGCTCGAAACCCAACTCGCGCGACAGGAAACCGCGCTCTCGGTGTTGCTGGGCCGCAGCCCGCGCGAGATCGTGGGTTCGACGCCCGAGCGGGGCGCCGCGATCGAGGCGCTCACGGTGCCGCCCGCGGTGCCCGCGGGGTTGCCGTCGGATCTGTTGGAGCACCGGCCGGACCTGCAACAGGCGGAGCAGCAGTTGATCGCGGCCAACGCGCGGATCGGCCAAGCCAAGGCCGCGTATTTCCCGTCCATCACCCTGACGGGTTTTCTCGGCGGTGAGAGCACCAAGCTCGCGGATCTGTTCAGCGCGCCTGCGCGGATCTGGCAGGTCTCGGGATCAGCGGCTCAAACCGTGTTCGACGCGGGCCGGACGGGTTCGCTGGTGAAGGCGGCGAAAGCGCGGGAACAGCAAGCGCTGGCCCAGTACCAGTCCGCGATCCAGAACGCGTTCCGCGACACCCTCGACGCGCTGGTGGCGCAGCGCAAGGCGCGCGAGACATTGGACGCCGAGCAGGCGCGGGTCGCCGCGCTCCAAAGCGCGCTCGACTTGGCGCGGCTGCGTTATCAGAACGGCGTGTCCAGCCAGCTCGACGTGCTGGATGCGGAGCGCGGGTTGCTGGCCGCGGAGCTCAATCGAGTCGAGGCCCAGCGTGCGCAACTCGCCGCCACCGCGGATCTGTTCAAGGCGTTGGGCGGCGGGTGGGAGAGTGACGCGCCATTGGAACGACGGGCAGCATCTTCGGTGGGTGCGGGTGGTTGACCGCGTGTCGGCTCGCCCGTCTACCGGATCGTCCGGCTCCGGCGTGGTCGTGCGCCTCGAGTCCGACCAGGTCTGGACGCGTCGGGTACAGCGGGGTTCCGATCTCACTGTAACCTGCTTGCGCGGTCAGGTGTGGATGACCCGCGAGGGAGACTCTCGGGACCACTTTCTGCGCGTCGAGGACACGTATACCAGTCGCGAACCCGGGCTGGTGTGTGTGCAGGCCATGGCTCCGTCGCAGTTGTTCGTGAAGTGGAAGGGATGAGCGGGCTGCTGCCCGAGGAGGTGATCAAATGAACAGGACGATAGTCGTTATCCGCCTCGTCACGTGGCTGTCAGTCGTGGGGGCGCTGGGCGTCACGTTCTGGATCGGTCATGCCCTCCAACTGGCTCCACTGCACATGTTCCTCGGAGGCCTGCTGGTGCTCTCGCTCTGGGCGCTGGCACTGCTGTCGTTCCGGCAGGGAGCGCGTCGCGGGCTCGGCGCCTTTGCCGTTGTCTGGGGGTTTATCGTCCCGTGGTTGGGGATGACTCAAGTCCAGATCCTGCCGGGCGAGCATCACTGGGTGGTCCGGGTCGCGCACTTGCTGGTCGGCGTGGTCGCGCTCGCCCTCGCCGAACGCCTTGCCAAAGACATGCGCGCCGTGGATGGGACGATGCCGGCGAGGTCCGGACGCGTTGACCGCAGCGGGGTGCCGACCTCCGCGTGACCTGCTTGAGCGGTCAGGTGTGGATGACCCGCGAGGGAGACGCTCGGGACATGACGCTGCCGATTCGTGATCCGGCGAACTTATAGACTTTTTGGTTCGCTGTCGATTTTCCGCCTCCCCGAACGACTATTGGGTGTAGACGGCAACTCACGCGGGTATCGAACCGGCAGGCCCCTATGTCCACAGGAGAGAACGCCATGCAGTACATGCTAATGTGCTGTTTCGAGGAGAAGGCGTGGGAGAAGTTGTCAGGCGCCCAGAGGGACGAGATCATGAAGAAGTACGGAGAGGTGATCCAGGGCCTCATCAAGAGCGGGCACCTCCGGGGCGGTGGGCGACTGCATGCAACGGCGTCAGCCACGACCGTGCGCATGAAAAGCGGCGCGCCGGTCTTCACCGACGGGCCGCTCGCAGAGACCAAAGAGCAGTTTGGCGGGTACCACCTCGTTGAATGCAAGGACCTGGATGAGGCGATGTCGATCGCGGCACGCATCCCGACGCTCCCAGTGGGCGGGGCGATCGAGGTGCGTCCTGTTGCCATGACGGAGTGCTAACCTCCGAAGCTTGAAAGGAGACAGACCATGCGATTTATGATCATCGTCAAAGCCACCAAGGAGTCGGAAGCCGAAACGAGGCCGACTGATTTTGTCGACGAGAAGCTCATTGCCTGCATGGCCGCGTACCACGAGGAGCTGGCCAAAGCCGGCGCGCTGCTCGATGGCTCGGGGCTCAAGCCGAGCTCGAAGGGCTGGCGCATCAAGTACGACGGAGAGAAGCGCACCGTGGTCGATGGGCCCTTTGCCGAGACCAAGGAGCTCATTGCCGGCTACACCCTGATTCAGGTGAAGTCGAGGGAAGAGGCGCTCGAGTGGGCCAAACGCTTTCCCAATCCCGCGGGCGACGGCAAGGAGGCCGAGATCGAGGTTCGCGAGCTGTACGAACTGGAAGACTTCGCACCCAGCGAGTCGGTGGAGCGCTTTCGCGACCTGGAACTTGGAAAGAAGAAGTAATCGCGACGATTCGAAAGGAGATGAGATGAAGTTCCTGTGCCTGATCTGTGCCGAGAAGGTAATGGAGCAGATGCCCGAGGCCGAGGCGGCAAAACACTTCCAGGAATACCTCGAGTTCACCGAGGGCATCAAGGCGAGCGGCCACTTCGTCGGAGCGAATCGACTCCAGCCTGCGGCGACCGCGACCACGGTCCGTGTCCGCAACGGCAAGGTCTTGATCACTGACGGACCTTTCGCCGAGACCAAGGAACAGTTCGGAGGCTACTACCTCATCGAGGCCAAGGACCTGAACGAAGCCATCAACGTGGCCGCGAAGATTCCAGGCGCGCAACGTGGGTGTGTCGAGATTCGCGAGGTCGCGGAGGACCCGCAGACGCTCGCGCTCGGACTCGACGCTCCGCGGACGAATACCCTCAAACAATGAACAGCAGACTAACGAGGGGAGGGGAGCGATGAAGAACAAAGTCGTGATGTTCGAGATTCCGGCGTCCGATTTCAAAAAGGCCAAAAAGTTTTACGAGGCGGTGTTCGACTGGAAGGTTGAACTATGGGGCGACGAGGGGGCCATGGCGCTCACCACGGCCGCGGACAAGGATTACAACCCGACAGAGCTTGGAGGCATCAACGGCGGATTCTATCAACGCAAGTCCAAAGACGACCACCCCTCGTTCGGCGTGCAGACCGAGTCCATCGACCAGACGTTAATAGCCATCGAGAAAGCCGGAGGGAAGGTCGTCACGCCGAAACACGCGATCGGCGAGTGGGGGTTCATGGCGGACTTTGCGGATCCGGAAGGTAACGTCATCGCGCTCTGGGAACGGCCGAAACACTAGCCGCGCTCAATGACAAGGAGGAGTCAGATGCGATATGTGGATGGGTTCGTCTTACCCCTGCCGAAGAAAAACCTCAAGGTGTATCGCCGCATCGCCCAGAAGGCGGGGGAAGTCTGGCGAAAGCACGGCGCCCTGGACTACAAGGAGTGTGTGGGCGACGACCTCAACGTGAAGATGGGCCTGCCGTTCCCGCGCCTGGTCAAGCCCAAACCGGGCGAGACCGTGGTCTTTGCCTACATCGTGTTCAGGTCACGCGCGCACCGCGATCGCGTCAACGCCAAGGTGATGAAGGACCCGCTCATGAATGATCCCGCGCTCAAGAACATGCCCATGCCGTTTGACATGAAGCGCATGGCCTACGGCGGGTTCAAGGTCCTGGTCGACGCCTGACGCGTCGTAATGAGGAGCGCTGCAATGACGGCCGATGCATCACCGCACATTTACCGCGTCGATAAGTTCGTGGTGCCAAAGGCCGCGCGTCAGGAGTTCCTGGGCAGAGTCCGCAGCACGCACCAGCTCCTCAAGGCACAACCCGGGTTTGTTCAAGATGTCGTACTCGAACAATCATCCGGTCCGGGGAGATTCAACTTCGTCACGCTGGTCGAGTGGCAGAGTCAGTCCGCCATGGACGCGGCCAAGGCCGTGGTGACGGCCGCCCACGCGAAGAGCGGCTTCAACCCGCAAGAACTGTTCGCACGACTGGGAATCGAAGCGGATATTGCGAACTACACCGCCATCGACACCTGACCCGTCATCTCGACCAGCAGGCGCGGCATGAGTCGGTTATCGGAGCGAACGTCTCGCCCATCGGCCCCACGCGATACTGCAAGACCCCAAGACGTTCCGCGAGCGCTGTACAGGGGAGTTTCTTGCCGGCGGTACGGGAACCATTGGCGGAGGTTAGGGGCCGTGCGCAATGTGCGGGTCATCCGAGAGGATGTGCGCCACCCGTACGATCGACCGGCCATCCACTGCGAGATAGGTCACCCGGTTCGGGCCCTCAAAGTGCAATCCCGCTATGGCGTCGTAGAGCTCGCCCTCGATGCCGTCGATCACTGCCCGCCAGCGCACGCCTCTCGCGGCGAGATAGGCCGCGTGGCGACTGTCGGGGCTGAACAGGGGTTGGAGGATGCGATCGTAGGCAGCCGGCTGCATTCCGTCGATGATCGCCTGCCACTTGGAACCCCCGGCATGAGGGTTGACGTAAGCCACGCGCCGGCCATCGGGGCTGAGCGTGAAGTACAGGCCCCAGCCGGGGCTCCCGGGGGGACGCGGTCGCTCGTGGCCGTCGACCACCACGAATCGCTCGTGACCCCGCTCTGCCAGGTACACGAAACGGCCGTCGGACAGGAAGGCCACCGACCCGATCCGATCATACCGAGCCTCCTGTTCGGCGCCATCCAGGACCACGATCGGCTGACCAGCTTGCATCGCCTTGTACGCGAGGTGCCGGCCGTCCGCGCTAAACCGCGCGGAAAAGGCATCGATCCAGTCGTAGGGCGGCCCTTCGACTCCGTCGATCACGGCGGACCATCTCCCGCCACGTTTTGCGGCGTACGCGACTCGCTCACCCGTGGGGTCGAAAAACCCGGGGATCTCGAGTGGAATGATGCCCCCGAATGAGAGCGCCAAGTCGTAGTCTCCCTGCTCAACGCCGTCCACCACGACCATCCAGCGGTCTCCGCGGCGGGCGGTGTAGGCCAAGCGCTGGCCGTCCTGGCTAAAATCGATGACGCCAATTTCGTCATACTCAGGACTGGATATCCCATTTCGGACCACGACCAGTCGGCGCCCTGGCCGGGCCACCCACGTCGAGTAGTACCCGCCCGTGTTTCCGTATCGGTAGATGCGCTCGTTCAGCGCCACGCTGTCCATGTCCCGTTCGTACTCTGGAACCTTCCCGCCCGCGTCGGCGGGAGGCTGGGCAGTCGACTTGATCTCGCGCACCCCGACGTACACGGGCTGGCCGTCGTCCGTGAAATAGTAGGTGAGCCCCAGGTGGGAAAATGCCTCGCTCTCCACACCGTCGAGCACCATGACATTTTTCTTGTCGCGCCACGCGGGATACATGTAATGGGAGCCGTCTGCGCTGAATCGCGGAAGATCCTGAACGACTTCGTACTCCTGGCCCGGGCGGCCGTCGATCACGAGGAAGGATTTTGCGCCGCGTCGGGCCTTGTACGCGATCCGTAGACCGTCGGGGGAGGTGGTAATCGGGGGAACATAGGCCCAACGCGTGCGGAGGTTCTCCAGTTCCATCGTTTCCGGGATGCGGGCGACCGATTCTTCGGTCCCGATTAGTCGCGGACCACGGCCCTCCACGATCCTTGGATCCGACAGGGTCACCCACCCCAGGACACACGCCATGACGACCGACGCCATCACGCCGGCCAATCGTATCGCTTCCCGGGGCCGATCCGGATCAGGACGGCGAGCGTCTCCGCTGAGCCGACGGGCCAGGCGGGGCGCGACGAGCCCTGAGGCGGCACCGGCGACTACCAGCGTTATGCCGACTAGCAGCAGGTCGACAGTGCCGTAGGGAAGGTGGAGAAACCGCGTGAATAAGGGATATAGCGCGGCGGCCGTCACGAGCATGTAGATGGCGCCTGCGAGGGGGTACACCCACGTAGTCAACCGGCGGCGGAGCGCAAGGAACACGGCATCCCCCACGACAGCCGATCCGACCCCGGCGAGCACGAACAACAGGATCTGATGGAGTTGGAGAAAGCCTTCGATCACCCGGGGGAGAAACAAAAGGCTCGAAAAGAACCATTGAATGGCGGCCAAAGCCGCGAGAACCGGCCGGTCAGCCCAGGCCACGGCGGCAAGGCGCCATGAGACGAACACCAGGTAGAACACGAAGGCTCCGAGCGGGCCTCCCAGACCGCGGTCCACGGGGTTGAACGGAATCGTGAGGACGTTCAGAAACCCGCCTACCGACGCTATCGTGAGGACGATTAGCGCCAGCCACCATCCACGGGGTGCGCCATCCCGGGCGAGCGCCATCAGCAATCCGATCCCGATCGCGATCGCCGAGGCCATCGCCACCACATGCGGTGGGCTCCAGAGAATCCACAGGCTGTCGAACGATTCGCGACCAAAGAGCCGATGCCACAGCTCGTCGAATGGCGCGGCCAGAAAGATCAAGGTCACGCCAGCTCCCCAGATCTTCAACGGAATCTCCCAGGCGACACCGGCCCGTCGCCGTTCCCAGGCCCGGGCCAGAAAGCCCAGCGTGGTCACGCCGATCGCGGTGTACAGCACGAGATGCGGCGGGATCCAAAATGTGTCCCGGCCGATGGCGATGTGCCACCAGCCATCGAAGTACAGGGCGAACGTCGCGAAGAACAGCCCAACCACCCCCAAGACGATCGGAAGATGGCTCATGGTCCGACTCCGGGTTGAAGGGGACCCCACACCTCTTGAGCCCCCGGCAAGATACCCGACGCGAGGTGTGAGAACGCGTCAGACTGGCTGCGAACAGACACCGCCACCGAGACCAACGCGCCGAGGACCACGACCACCATTGCGGCGTCGCGGAGGGCCAATCCCCTTCGGCCCTGTGGACCGCTCGGCGGTCGGCAGAACGTCTCAAACTGTGGGGTCGCCACGCGATCCGCCGCTTTCAAGGTGTGGAACCGGCGTCGGAGCTCGTCGTCGGTGCCCGCATCAGTCATGATCGACCTCGTGCAGTTCCATCCAACAGCGCAGCCGCTTTTTGCCACGGTCGTAGTGCTGGCGAACCGCACCAATCGACACGCCCATGACCTCCGCCGCCTCCTGAAGACTCATCTCGTGATAGAAGACCAGGTGCAGGGCCTCGCGCTGGCGAGACGGTAACTCGGCGAGCGCCCGTCGGAACAACCCGCGGAGTTCGTCGCAGTACACCGCCCGGTCCGCGTCCGAGGCGTAAATCGGCGGTGCCGCTGCCCCGGCCTGTGCAGCGGACCAGAACCGGCGCACCAGGGCGCGCCGGCGTTCATCCAAGGCGGTCTTGCGGATGACGGCGAACACCCAGGTCTTGAACGACGCACGCCCATCAAACCGGGCTCGATGATCCAGAATCTTCACATAGGCCGTTTGCAGCACGGTCTCCGCCTCCAGCGCGTCGCGCGCGCAACAGGCCCGAGCCCAGCCCACGCTGTCGGGATGCAGCCGCTCCAGGTGCGCGCGCAGGTCTCCATCCTCCATCGCTCGATGTTCCCGATGGTCAACGTATTAGTCGAACAGCTCGGCTGAGTATATGACGGAACGGACCAGGCGGGTGCCGTGCACCCGCGCGATCGTCTGGGAATAGGACCGACTGGCCTCGGATCAGTCGCGCACCGGAGTGACCAGGACTAAAATTTGTACTTGGACTCAGTCTCTGCGGTCGGTTTTAGCCGCGCCATCCCACGGTCGCGCCCACCTCGATCTCGGCATCGTTGAGCACTTCGGCGAAGGCCCCGCCGCGCCAGGGCACGCCCAGCGCGGCTCGCAAGCCGGGTTGAGCCTCGTCCATGCGCTCGCACGGTCGGGTCTCGCCGTTGATGCGGAGTTTGCATTGGCCGACCCGCAGCGTACGCCCGCGGCTGTTTGCGAGCGAAAGACCGCTGATGAGCAGATTGGCGCGTCGGGCGCTGGGCTCAACAGCCACACCCATCTGCTCGACCGCCGCATCCCACGCCTGGTACTCGATCAGCGTGACCTGCCGGCGGCCACCCTGGTCCGCGCTCCCGACAATGCCCTGCCCCGCGCGCAGCGTAGCGCGGGACACAGCATCCATCGGCCCGCGATGGCTGCGCTTGACCCAGATGGCTTCGAGGCGACCAGTCATCACGCGGGGATAAACTTCAGGGCCACCCCATTGTTGCACCATCGCTGATTTGTCGGCGGAGGCCCGTCGTCGAAGACGTGGCCCTGGTGGCCTCCGCACCGCGCGCAGTGATACTCGGTTCGCGGCAAGATGAGCGCGAAGTCGAGTTTGGTCTCGACCCGCCCCTCGATCGTTCGAAAGAAGCTGGGCCATCCGGTCTTGCTGTCGTATTTCATGTCCGAGGTAAACAGCGGCAGCTCGCACGCGGCGCAGACGTATTCGCCCTTGCGCTTTTCCTGGTTGAGCGGACTCGAAAACTTTCTCTCAGTCCCTTCCTCGCGCAGGATGCGGTACTGCTCAGGCGTGAGGAGCCGCTTCCATTCCTCGTCCGTCTTGTGGATCTTCTCGATCGTTACGGGGGCGCTCTCTCCGGCTTTGGAAATGGCTGCTCGTCCCAAAGCCAGCAGGGCCAGTCCCCACACCCCCGAACCCACCAAAAAATGTCGTCGGTTCATCAAACCCTCCATGTGTCGCGAGAGAACGTCTCTCTTCTAATGAGGAGCAGTTCCCCAGAGCGTGGTAAGACGCGCGTCTCGCCCGCACCGCGATCGGTAGAAGTTATAGCGGATCGGGTTCTTCTGGTAATAGTCCTGGTGGTACGCTTCGGCCGGATAAAACGCCACGGCCGGACGAATGCTCGTCACGATCGGCTGGGCAAAGCGTCCGTCCAATCTTTTCTTGGAGTCCTCGGCCAGGCGGCGCTGCTCCTCGTCGTGATAGAAGATGGCGGATACGTACGTCGGGCCGCGATCGCAGAATTGCCCGTCGCCTGAGAGCGGATCCACGTTGCGCCAGAACACGTCCAGGAGCTGCTTGTAGCTGATCTGATCCGGGTCGTAGACCACCTGCACCGCTTCCACGTGGCCGGTCGTTCCCTGCGACACCGCCTCATAAGTCGGATTCGGCACGTGCCCTCCGGTGTAACCCGAAACGGTTGAGCGTACCCCGGGAAGTTTATCGAACGGCGGTTCCATGCACCAGAAGCATCCCCCCGCGAACGTGGCGGTTGCAAGCGGCTTGTCGGCAGCGGAGACGGGGGCTGGCGTGCTCCCGGCAGGATCCTTCTTGGGTGATCCATATCCAAAGAGCCCGAGGGCTATTGCGAGCAACGTGATGCTGAGCAAGAATCTCATGGCCTTCTCCTTTCGGTGCGCAATCGCGCATCCGTAAGGTATCAGCCATTGGTGACGGTTCGATGAAGGGTTCTTGACGGTGTGATGAAGACTGCCCAGACCTCGGAGCTAACCCCACTTGGCAGAGCGACGAACTCGCGAATCTCGTAGCTCGCTGACGGATCGCGCGTACCCGGTCCGTCAACGCAGGGTGTATATAGGGCGCCACTCGCCAAACTGTAGGTCCCAAGAGCTGTGCAAGCGGCTGCGTTCGGCGTTACTGCGACTGAACGGGGTCGACGACCTCCAGAAACGAAAACCGGTGGAAATCCGTGTCTCGCGTGTAGATCCGCCGGATGCCGTGCTCACGCATGAGAATGGCGGTGTGCGCGTCGTGGACCAGATTTCCGGTCAGATGCGGTGTCTCCTGCACGACTTCACCGGCGACCGAGACGTGGCGGTCGGTCTCGACCAAGACGCCGAGCGCCGGAGACGCCAGCACCGCATCGACGAACTCCCAGGCCTCGTTTGCTGACCAAGGGCGCCGCAGGACGCGGGGATGCGTGGTCACGCGAAGAAACTCGTACAGGATTCCCCACGTCGTGTACCAGGCGGATCGTTGCCGACGCCACGCCTCCAGGGCGTCGCGGTAGACAGCGTGATCAGGCGCGTTCTCGTCCGCCGCGTAGACCAACACGTTCGTGTCAACCACGAACATGGCCGACCTTCAGCGGTCTTCCATGGCCTGGTAGAGCGCGTCGCGGTCGGCGATATCGACGAGATGCCCTCCGCTCCTGAAGGAGGGCAGGGGTGGAAGGGGGCGCTCGCCCCTCTGTGTCCGAAAGAGCAGGCGCAACGCGGTCTCGACCAATTCGGACATGGTTCGCCGCTGCCGGGCCGCCTCCCGCTTGAGCCGGACCATGACCGAATCGTCGATATTCAGGGTCGTTTTCATATGGAAAACCATATCGTAGCGGATGGCAAGATGTCAATAAGCGGTCTCTGGCTTCAGTGGGCGCGCGCCAGGCCGTCCTTGTCCCCCTTGGGTCTTGCAGAATCCCGGTGGGCAGTGCTAGAAAGGTCTTCTCCTCATGACCGACCCTCGGTGCCGGCCCGAAGAATGGGTGGAGCAACACGGCGACTATCTCTATCGCTTCGCCCTCTCGCGACTGCGCGACGCCAAGACCGCCGAGGAGGTGCTGCAGGAGACCTTTGTCGCGGCGCTCCAGTCCCTCGATCGCTTTGAAGGCCGCTCCTCCGAACGGACCTGGCTGGCGGGCATCCTCAAGCACAAGATCCTGGACCATTTCCGGCGCAGCGGCCGCGAGGCGGGGCTCCCAGACCGGGACGAGCCGGGCGACGTCCATCCCGAGTGGTTCGACGAGGACGGCCATTGGAAGCTGGACGAGAATTCGCCGGCCGAGTGGGGTGATCCCGACCGCACGCTGGAACAGGCCCGCTTCTGGGAAGCGATGGGCCGTTGTCTCGGCGAACTGCCGTCCCGGACCGCCCGCGCCTTCACGCTCCGGGAGATCGAGGCGGAGGAGACCGACGCGATCTGTAAGGAATTGGCGATCACGCCGACCAACCTCTGGGTGATGCTCCACCGCGCACGGCTGCATCTGCGCCGATGCCTGGAGCTGCATTGGATCGGACGAGCGACCTAACCATGCGACCGGTGTGGCTCAAAAACTGGCTGATTCGAAACACCCCGTCCTGCCAGGAGGTGGTCCGCATGCTTTCGGATGCGATGGACCGGCCGATCCCCCTCCGCCGCAGGATCGCGGTGCGGCTGCACTTCCTGATCTGTACCTGGTGTGTGCGCTATCACAGACAGATCGGGCTGCTCCGGACCGCGCTCCGCAGCACGGAACCCGGTCCTCCGGCGGCGAGCGCTCCGGACAGCCCCGGCGCCCGGCTCTCGGACGAGGCCCGGGAACGCCTGAAGCGTCTGACCCGTCAAAACCCCTCCTGATCCGCATCACCCGTCTGTAAGGATTTCTCGCCTCCTCCGACCAACCAGCGTGTGTGCGACCCGCGGGGGGTCGGACAAATCAAAGGAGGATGTCATGAGACAGGTGATCGGACTCATCACGGCGCTGGGATTGGCGGTTGGTCTTGGTCTGAGCGGAGCCACGTACGCGGCCGACACAATGAAGGGCGGCACGACAAAGAAGCATCACAAACTGCTGCTCAAGAGCGCGATCGAAAGCAAGGACTTCACGGAAGTGACGCTGCCCATCCACGAGGGACGGCGGAATGGGGAGACGGTCTGGTACGTCGTCACCGAGTCGTCCAATAAGGAGGATGCCGCACGGCGCGGCGTGCACTTCGCCCCCAAGCTGGCAAATGCCAAAGGCTCGGGCGCTGTCGAGAAGGCCAAGGTGACTGATGGGATTGTCGAGTTCCTGGGCAGTGTGGACTTCTCGCCCGAGCGGATCGTCAAACCCGGGCCGACGGGCTTCCCGTCCGCCGAGGCCAAGCCCGGTGCGATCGGCGAACCGCTCTACACGCCGTTGATCGAGCTGCCGGACGGCACCGTGATCAACGCGCCCCATATCAAGAACAAGTCGGGCGAGCACGATCGGCTGATCCGAATCGATCTGTCGAAGCGCACCGCGACCTTCAAGACCACCAAGGGCTTCTTCGAAGGCAAGACGGTCTACTACACCACCTTCAACGCCTCGGACCCCGGCGTCTCCGCGATCGAGGCAGGGAACTATACGCCGAGGCTGAAAGCCACGCCGGACAAGGGCTCGAACACGCCCAACTCGGCGCTGACCGGTCTGGCGCCCATCGTGAACGGTCCTATTGGCAAGGCCAACCCCCAGCGCCAGGGCCTCAGCTCGGCCCTGATGGGCGAAGGCGATCCCTTGAACATCGTGGAGGAGATCCCGGCGGGCGAGCGCGCCCTGCTGTACAGCCCCATGTGGGACGTGCACGCGTCGGTCTGGGCCCAGACCGCCATGCCGGTCAAGAGCGAG
The Nitrospirota bacterium genome window above contains:
- a CDS encoding ribbon-helix-helix protein, CopG family, with the translated sequence MKTTLNIDDSVMVRLKREAARQRRTMSELVETALRLLFRTQRGERPLPPLPSFRSGGHLVDIADRDALYQAMEDR
- the msrA gene encoding peptide-methionine (S)-S-oxide reductase MsrA, with amino-acid sequence MRFLLSITLLAIALGLFGYGSPKKDPAGSTPAPVSAADKPLATATFAGGCFWCMEPPFDKLPGVRSTVSGYTGGHVPNPTYEAVSQGTTGHVEAVQVVYDPDQISYKQLLDVFWRNVDPLSGDGQFCDRGPTYVSAIFYHDEEQRRLAEDSKKRLDGRFAQPIVTSIRPAVAFYPAEAYHQDYYQKNPIRYNFYRSRCGRDARLTTLWGTAPH
- a CDS encoding sigma-70 family RNA polymerase sigma factor, giving the protein MTDPRCRPEEWVEQHGDYLYRFALSRLRDAKTAEEVLQETFVAALQSLDRFEGRSSERTWLAGILKHKILDHFRRSGREAGLPDRDEPGDVHPEWFDEDGHWKLDENSPAEWGDPDRTLEQARFWEAMGRCLGELPSRTARAFTLREIEAEETDAICKELAITPTNLWVMLHRARLHLRRCLELHWIGRAT
- a CDS encoding TA system VapC family ribonuclease toxin; amino-acid sequence: MFVVDTNVLVYAADENAPDHAVYRDALEAWRRQRSAWYTTWGILYEFLRVTTHPRVLRRPWSANEAWEFVDAVLASPALGVLVETDRHVSVAGEVVQETPHLTGNLVHDAHTAILMREHGIRRIYTRDTDFHRFSFLEVVDPVQSQ
- a CDS encoding zf-HC2 domain-containing protein; translated protein: MRPVWLKNWLIRNTPSCQEVVRMLSDAMDRPIPLRRRIAVRLHFLICTWCVRYHRQIGLLRTALRSTEPGPPAASAPDSPGARLSDEARERLKRLTRQNPS